A genome region from Flavobacterium sp. includes the following:
- a CDS encoding NUDIX domain-containing protein codes for MLKSIIENNENYQPGLSIDCVIFGFHDNQLKVLLIKVPHGEIWSLPGGFIPIDQDIDTAAVTVLNERTGVEGVFLRQFSTFGKIKRNDNHFGSEVLKYLGIDPEKGKWLTRRFVTIGYYALVDFSKILPNPLNRNEIVEWIDHKEVPELILDHREILDKALDTLRVELNLMPIGYNLLPEKFTIPELQKLYETILDKKLDRRNFLRKITNIGILTKLDEKKSNVAHKAPNLYSFDKEKYDEVLKNGLYQGW; via the coding sequence ATGCTGAAATCTATTATAGAAAATAATGAAAATTACCAACCGGGACTTTCTATAGACTGCGTAATTTTTGGTTTTCATGATAATCAATTAAAGGTACTTTTGATAAAAGTTCCGCACGGGGAGATATGGTCTCTACCCGGTGGATTTATACCTATTGATCAGGATATTGATACGGCAGCGGTTACTGTTTTAAACGAAAGAACCGGAGTTGAAGGTGTTTTTTTAAGACAGTTTTCTACTTTCGGAAAAATTAAACGAAACGATAATCACTTCGGAAGTGAAGTTTTGAAATATTTGGGCATAGATCCTGAAAAAGGAAAATGGCTGACAAGACGTTTCGTAACAATTGGATATTATGCACTGGTTGATTTTTCTAAGATTCTGCCAAATCCGCTTAATAGAAATGAAATTGTAGAATGGATTGATCATAAAGAAGTTCCTGAATTAATACTGGATCACAGAGAAATTTTAGACAAAGCGTTAGATACTTTGAGAGTCGAATTGAATTTAATGCCAATAGGATATAATTTGCTGCCGGAAAAATTTACCATTCCCGAGCTTCAAAAATTATACGAAACCATTTTGGACAAAAAACTGGATCGCAGAAATTTTTTGCGTAAAATCACAAACATTGGAATTCTTACTAAGTTAGACGAAAAGAAAAGCAACGTGGCACACAAAGCTCCAAACTTATATTCTTTTGATAAAGAAAAATATGATGAAGTCCTTAAAAATGGATTATATCAAGGTTGGTAA
- a CDS encoding alpha-ketoglutarate-dependent dioxygenase AlkB produces MDLFNPQIDENTNLLPKDGTVNYYGKLFSKTEADSYRDTLLNTIEWKNDEAVIFGKLILTKRKVAWYGDQEFEYTYSNTTKKALPWTKELLELKKIIEEKTGETFNSCLLNLYHSGEEGMAWHSDAEKDLKKNGAIGSVSFGAERKFAFKHKESKEKVDLILEHGSLLVMKDETQTYWLHRLPPTKTTQKPRVNLTFRTIVE; encoded by the coding sequence ATGGACTTATTTAATCCTCAAATTGACGAAAACACCAATCTGCTTCCGAAAGACGGAACTGTAAATTATTACGGAAAATTGTTTTCGAAAACAGAAGCTGATTCTTACCGTGATACTTTGTTAAATACAATTGAATGGAAAAATGACGAAGCGGTTATTTTTGGAAAATTGATTTTAACCAAACGAAAAGTAGCTTGGTACGGCGATCAGGAATTTGAATATACGTATTCTAATACAACGAAAAAAGCGCTTCCGTGGACTAAAGAACTTTTAGAATTAAAGAAAATTATTGAAGAGAAAACTGGAGAAACTTTCAATTCATGCCTGCTCAATTTATATCATTCCGGCGAAGAAGGAATGGCCTGGCACAGCGATGCCGAAAAAGATTTAAAAAAGAATGGCGCTATAGGTTCAGTAAGTTTTGGAGCCGAACGTAAATTTGCTTTTAAACATAAAGAGTCCAAGGAAAAAGTAGATTTAATTTTAGAGCATGGCAGTTTGTTGGTAATGAAAGACGAAACACAAACTTACTGGCTGCATCGACTTCCACCAACAAAAACTACTCAAAAACCAAGAGTAAATTTGACTTTTAGAACTATTGTAGAGTAA
- the ahcY gene encoding adenosylhomocysteinase: protein MSTTTTPYVAFKVKDISLAAWGRKEIELAEAEMPGLMALRAEYKDEQPLKGARIAGCLHMTIQTAVLIETLIALGAEVTWSSCNIFSTQDQAAAAIAAAGISVYAWKGLNEEEFDWCIEQTLFFGEDRKPLNMILDDGGDLTNMVIDRYPELVPGIKGLSEETTTGVHRLYERVKAGTLPMPAININDSVTKSKFDNKYGCKESAVDAIRRATDLMLAGKRVIVCGYGDVGKGTAASFRGAGSIVTVTEIDPICALQAAMDGYEVKKLDTVIANADIIITTTGNKDIVVGSHFEKMKDKTVVCNIGHFDNEIDMAWLNKNHGASKIEIKPQVDKYTIAGKDIIILAEGRLVNLGCATGHPSFVMSNSFTNQTLAQIELWNNSAAYKNEVYMLPKHLDEKVAALHLAKLGVELEVLREDQAAYIGVEVQGPFKPEYYRY, encoded by the coding sequence ATGAGTACAACGACTACGCCTTATGTGGCTTTCAAAGTAAAAGACATTTCTCTAGCGGCTTGGGGAAGAAAAGAAATTGAACTAGCTGAAGCTGAAATGCCAGGTTTAATGGCGCTTCGTGCTGAATATAAAGACGAACAACCTCTTAAAGGTGCTCGTATTGCTGGATGTTTACACATGACGATTCAAACTGCTGTTTTAATCGAGACTTTAATTGCTCTTGGTGCTGAAGTTACTTGGTCTTCTTGTAACATTTTCTCTACTCAGGATCAGGCTGCTGCTGCTATTGCCGCTGCCGGAATTTCTGTTTATGCCTGGAAAGGTTTAAATGAAGAAGAATTTGACTGGTGTATTGAGCAGACTTTATTCTTTGGTGAAGACAGAAAACCATTAAACATGATTCTTGATGATGGTGGAGATTTAACTAACATGGTTATTGATCGTTACCCAGAATTAGTTCCTGGAATTAAAGGTCTTTCTGAAGAAACTACAACTGGTGTTCACAGACTTTACGAAAGAGTAAAAGCTGGAACTTTACCAATGCCTGCTATCAACATTAACGATTCTGTTACTAAATCTAAATTTGATAACAAATATGGTTGTAAAGAATCTGCTGTAGATGCTATTCGTCGTGCAACTGACTTAATGTTAGCCGGAAAAAGAGTAATTGTTTGCGGATATGGTGACGTAGGAAAAGGTACTGCTGCTTCTTTCAGAGGAGCTGGTTCTATTGTAACAGTTACTGAAATTGATCCAATTTGTGCTTTACAAGCTGCAATGGACGGTTACGAAGTTAAAAAATTAGATACTGTAATTGCTAATGCTGACATCATCATTACTACTACAGGAAATAAAGATATCGTTGTGGGAAGTCACTTCGAAAAAATGAAAGACAAAACTGTTGTTTGTAACATCGGTCACTTCGATAACGAAATCGACATGGCTTGGTTAAACAAAAACCACGGTGCTTCTAAAATCGAAATCAAACCTCAGGTTGACAAATATACTATCGCTGGAAAAGATATCATCATCTTGGCTGAAGGTCGTTTAGTAAACCTTGGTTGTGCTACAGGTCACCCAAGTTTTGTAATGAGTAACTCATTTACAAACCAGACTTTAGCTCAAATCGAATTATGGAACAACAGTGCAGCTTACAAAAATGAAGTTTACATGCTACCTAAACATTTAGATGAAAAAGTTGCTGCTTTACACTTAGCTAAATTAGGTGTTGAACTTGAAGTTTTAAGAGAAGATCAGGCCGCTTATATTGGTGTTGAAGTCCAAGGTCCATTTAAACCTGAGTACTACAGATACTAA
- a CDS encoding glycoside hydrolase family 30 beta sandwich domain-containing protein has product MKNINKKLQILLLLPLIAVQIKCGSSKSVASNSGKAESWITTTDETSKLKKQEDLVFSTETNSNPTIEVNPSEKFQTIEGFGFSLTGGSAQAILKLDKAKRDALLQELFSRKNDAIGLSYLRISIGASDLNEKVFSYDDMPEGQTDLNLEHFNLGPDLNDVVPVLQEILKINPNIKIMGSPWSPPVWMKDNGSSKGGSLQPKYYGVYAEYFVKYIQAMKSHGIVIDAITPQNEPLHPGNNPSMFMPAEQQADFIGNHLGPAFAKAKIKTKIIVYDHNCNKPEYPLTILRNAKANPFVAGSAFHLYEGDISALTTVHNEFPNKDLYFTEQYTGSGSSFENDLKWSVKNVVIGSMRNWSKNALSWGLANDEYYKPFTPGGCSTCKGALMIDQNQNVKREVGYYIIGHASKFIPEGSVRIGSNIAGNLYNAAFKTPSGQIVLIVENDGTSVETFNIKYNQKQTSTTLNAGAVATYVW; this is encoded by the coding sequence ATGAAAAACATCAACAAAAAACTTCAAATCCTCCTTTTACTGCCGCTTATAGCTGTGCAGATAAAATGCGGATCTTCAAAAAGTGTTGCATCCAATTCTGGAAAAGCAGAATCATGGATTACAACTACTGATGAAACTTCAAAACTAAAAAAACAAGAGGATTTAGTTTTTAGTACAGAAACTAATTCAAACCCAACCATTGAAGTAAATCCTTCAGAAAAATTTCAAACCATAGAAGGTTTCGGATTTTCGTTAACAGGAGGAAGCGCACAGGCGATTTTAAAACTGGATAAAGCAAAAAGAGATGCATTGCTTCAGGAATTGTTTTCCAGAAAAAATGATGCAATTGGTTTAAGTTATCTGCGTATAAGTATTGGAGCTTCAGATTTGAATGAAAAAGTTTTTTCGTATGATGATATGCCGGAAGGACAAACTGACTTAAATCTGGAACATTTTAATTTAGGTCCGGATTTAAATGACGTAGTTCCGGTTTTACAGGAAATCTTAAAAATAAATCCAAACATAAAAATAATGGGTTCTCCATGGTCTCCGCCTGTTTGGATGAAAGACAACGGAAGCTCAAAAGGTGGAAGTTTACAGCCAAAATATTACGGAGTTTACGCTGAATATTTTGTAAAATATATTCAGGCAATGAAATCGCACGGAATTGTTATTGATGCGATTACACCACAAAATGAGCCATTGCATCCGGGAAATAACCCAAGTATGTTTATGCCGGCAGAGCAGCAGGCAGATTTTATTGGAAATCATCTGGGTCCCGCTTTCGCGAAAGCCAAAATCAAAACCAAAATTATAGTTTATGACCACAACTGTAATAAACCGGAATATCCTTTGACAATTTTAAGAAATGCAAAAGCAAATCCGTTTGTTGCAGGTTCAGCTTTTCACTTATACGAAGGCGATATCAGCGCTTTAACCACAGTTCATAATGAATTTCCAAACAAAGATTTATATTTTACAGAACAATATACAGGATCAGGAAGCAGTTTTGAAAATGATTTAAAATGGAGTGTAAAAAATGTGGTAATTGGTTCAATGCGTAACTGGAGTAAAAATGCTCTGTCATGGGGATTGGCAAATGATGAATATTACAAACCATTTACACCAGGCGGATGTTCAACTTGTAAAGGAGCTTTAATGATTGACCAAAATCAAAACGTTAAGCGTGAAGTAGGGTATTATATTATTGGACATGCTTCTAAATTTATACCGGAAGGTTCTGTGAGAATTGGAAGTAATATTGCAGGAAATTTATACAATGCAGCTTTCAAAACGCCATCGGGACAAATCGTTCTGATTGTAGAAAATGACGGAACTTCTGTAGAAACATTCAATATTAAATACAATCAAAAACAAACTTCAACTACTCTAAACGCAGGTGCAGTAGCAACCTACGTTTGGTAA
- a CDS encoding group III truncated hemoglobin: MKKQIENRDDITFLVNQFYAKIRADKEIGFYFNEMITDWDAHLEKLTDFWETNLFAVRKYKGNPHAVHNEVDAHFGENITANEFGIWLNHWAQTLDEYFEGENVETLKRRARKMSTFLYMSMFQHRQKESEV, translated from the coding sequence GTGAAAAAACAAATAGAAAATAGAGATGATATTACTTTTTTAGTAAATCAGTTCTATGCTAAAATAAGAGCCGATAAAGAAATCGGCTTTTATTTTAATGAAATGATTACCGATTGGGATGCTCATTTGGAAAAACTGACTGATTTCTGGGAAACCAATTTATTTGCAGTTCGCAAATACAAAGGAAATCCACATGCTGTACACAATGAAGTTGATGCTCATTTTGGTGAAAACATAACAGCGAATGAGTTTGGAATCTGGCTGAATCATTGGGCTCAGACGTTAGATGAATATTTTGAAGGCGAAAATGTAGAAACTTTAAAAAGACGAGCCCGAAAAATGAGTACGTTTTTATATATGAGTATGTTTCAGCACAGACAAAAGGAAAGTGAGGTATAA
- a CDS encoding methylated-DNA--[protein]-cysteine S-methyltransferase encodes MNTQENINYNRIADAIDYIKANFKDQPNLDEVAERVHLSPFHFQRLFSDWAGTSPKKFLQYTSLEHAKKLLKENQATISETAYETGLSGTSRLHDLFVNIEGMTPAEYKNGGKNLSINYSFAESPFGNIIVASTQKGVCFMAFAEDEAIGFQDLKNKFPNAAFSRKLDLAQQNALFIFQNDWSKLSEIKLHLKGTDFQLKVWETLLKIPMGQLSTYGTIAQQIEKPNASRAVGTAIGSNPVAFLIPCHRVIQSSGIFGGYMWGNTRKTAIIGWEGAQVNPQL; translated from the coding sequence ATGAACACACAGGAAAACATCAATTACAATCGTATTGCAGACGCAATAGATTATATTAAGGCAAACTTTAAAGATCAGCCAAATCTTGATGAAGTTGCCGAAAGAGTACATTTGAGTCCATTTCACTTTCAGAGACTTTTTAGTGATTGGGCAGGAACAAGTCCGAAGAAATTTTTGCAGTATACCAGTTTAGAACATGCCAAGAAATTATTAAAAGAAAATCAGGCTACTATTTCTGAAACGGCATACGAAACCGGACTTTCCGGAACCAGCAGATTACATGATTTATTTGTAAACATTGAAGGAATGACACCTGCAGAATATAAAAACGGCGGAAAAAACCTTTCTATAAATTATAGTTTTGCCGAAAGTCCGTTTGGAAATATTATTGTCGCTTCAACCCAAAAAGGCGTTTGTTTTATGGCTTTCGCCGAAGATGAAGCTATCGGGTTTCAGGATTTAAAAAATAAATTCCCAAATGCCGCTTTTTCCCGAAAACTGGATTTAGCACAACAAAATGCATTGTTTATTTTTCAGAATGACTGGAGCAAATTATCTGAAATTAAACTGCATTTAAAAGGAACTGATTTTCAGTTGAAAGTTTGGGAAACACTTTTAAAAATCCCAATGGGACAACTTTCTACATACGGAACGATTGCACAACAAATCGAAAAACCAAATGCATCCAGAGCCGTTGGAACTGCAATTGGAAGCAATCCTGTAGCATTCCTTATTCCGTGCCATCGTGTTATTCAATCTTCTGGAATATTTGGTGGTTATATGTGGGGAAATACCCGAAAAACAGCAATTATTGGCTGGGAAGGCGCGCAGGTAAACCCACAATTATAA
- a CDS encoding MmcQ/YjbR family DNA-binding protein, translating to MVSFENFRKLSLSFPNAAEEPHFEKTSFRVNKKIFATFDEKNNHAVLKLTEIDQSVFCASSEKIFYPIPNKWGKQGWTIVELERVRPEMFEDALKLSYQNVAPKK from the coding sequence ATGGTTAGTTTTGAAAATTTTAGAAAGTTATCTTTGTCGTTTCCAAATGCAGCAGAAGAGCCACATTTTGAGAAAACCTCTTTTCGTGTGAACAAAAAAATATTTGCCACTTTTGACGAAAAAAACAATCACGCCGTTTTAAAATTAACTGAAATAGATCAATCTGTTTTTTGTGCATCAAGCGAGAAGATTTTTTATCCAATCCCTAATAAATGGGGAAAACAAGGCTGGACAATTGTAGAATTAGAAAGAGTAAGACCAGAAATGTTTGAAGATGCCTTAAAGCTTTCTTATCAAAATGTTGCACCAAAAAAATGA
- a CDS encoding 4'-phosphopantetheinyl transferase superfamily protein, giving the protein MPLFQTIQFNETTKILIWEITESLEELLSKVVLKEKTQKRLDGMKSQMHQRAFLSVRMLIQEMGFTDKDLHYDEFGKPYFDCHNYISITHSYHFAAIIISHETVGIDMELQREKIQKIADKFTDHECGYLEPKFTEEYIKKLTVIWGAKEAIFKIRNEKGISFKDHIWVEDFSLDEPYTQASLHFNDLTKEFDVHYEEIKSDNFEGTFTLVYAFEK; this is encoded by the coding sequence ATGCCTCTATTTCAGACCATACAATTCAATGAAACTACTAAAATTTTAATTTGGGAGATAACAGAATCTCTCGAAGAATTATTGAGTAAAGTTGTGTTGAAAGAAAAAACACAAAAAAGACTGGACGGAATGAAATCTCAAATGCATCAGCGTGCTTTTTTAAGTGTTCGAATGCTGATTCAGGAAATGGGTTTTACAGATAAAGATCTGCATTATGATGAATTTGGAAAACCTTATTTTGATTGTCACAATTATATTTCAATTACGCATTCGTATCATTTTGCGGCAATAATAATAAGTCACGAAACGGTAGGAATTGATATGGAATTACAGCGCGAAAAAATTCAAAAAATAGCCGATAAATTCACAGATCACGAATGCGGTTACTTAGAACCAAAATTCACAGAAGAATACATTAAAAAACTTACCGTTATTTGGGGAGCAAAAGAAGCGATCTTTAAAATAAGAAACGAAAAAGGAATCAGTTTTAAAGATCATATTTGGGTTGAAGATTTTTCTTTAGATGAACCTTATACACAAGCAAGCCTTCATTTTAATGATCTTACAAAAGAATTTGATGTTCATTATGAAGAAATCAAATCAGATAATTTTGAGGGAACTTTTACTTTAGTTTATGCTTTTGAGAAATAG
- a CDS encoding Ada metal-binding domain-containing protein, with amino-acid sequence MIQHLEISDSDLRNKIKNAEICFGGNQKLKIYGTLKCSSGKRMKRENRVFFSSENEAVENSFRPCGHCMKTEYLKWKNGLI; translated from the coding sequence ATGATACAACATCTTGAAATTTCAGATTCTGATCTTCGAAATAAAATTAAAAATGCGGAGATTTGTTTCGGCGGAAACCAAAAATTGAAAATCTACGGGACTTTAAAATGTTCTTCGGGAAAAAGAATGAAACGTGAAAACCGGGTTTTCTTTTCTTCTGAAAATGAAGCTGTAGAAAATAGTTTTAGACCTTGCGGGCATTGTATGAAAACCGAATATTTAAAATGGAAAAATGGACTTATTTAA
- a CDS encoding 2OG-Fe(II) oxygenase: MQNIQSKIASQNWESITESMHENGFAIIPKILNNEQCEDLKFEYDNPNLYRKTVVMERYRFGLGEYKYFNYPLPDLIQNIRSSIYPKLAPIGNAWMKVLNINTVFPEKHEDLLKQCHDNNQLKATVLILKYGESGFNTLHQDLYGDVYFPIQIVLFLNEPDKDFTGGEFVLTQQTPRTQSKAIVLKPNKGDILVFTTNFRPVKGTKGYYRVNMKHGVSEIHSGERYTLGIIFHDALN, translated from the coding sequence ATGCAAAATATACAATCTAAAATTGCTTCTCAAAACTGGGAAAGCATCACCGAATCTATGCATGAAAATGGATTCGCAATAATTCCAAAAATACTTAATAACGAACAATGTGAAGATTTAAAATTCGAATATGATAATCCGAATTTATACCGAAAAACGGTTGTTATGGAACGTTACCGATTTGGTTTAGGCGAATATAAATATTTTAACTATCCTCTGCCCGATTTAATTCAAAACATTCGTTCTTCGATTTATCCTAAACTGGCACCAATTGGAAATGCCTGGATGAAAGTTCTTAATATTAATACCGTTTTTCCGGAAAAACATGAAGATTTATTAAAACAATGCCATGACAACAATCAGCTTAAAGCCACTGTTTTAATTTTAAAATATGGCGAAAGCGGTTTCAACACTTTACATCAGGATTTATATGGTGATGTTTATTTTCCCATTCAAATTGTACTTTTTCTGAATGAACCGGATAAGGATTTTACGGGCGGCGAATTTGTTTTGACACAGCAAACTCCAAGAACACAGTCAAAAGCTATTGTTTTAAAACCAAATAAGGGAGATATTTTAGTTTTTACGACGAATTTCAGACCTGTAAAAGGCACAAAAGGTTATTATCGCGTGAATATGAAACATGGTGTAAGTGAAATTCATTCGGGTGAAAGATATACGCTGGGAATTATTTTTCATGATGCATTAAATTAA
- a CDS encoding endonuclease/exonuclease/phosphatase family protein, translating to MKKTNKFILVVFLLFVSISFYGQNLKIMTYNIRLDVASDGENAWPKRKDYFTAQIQFYSPEIFGVQEATPNQVIDIASALPDYNKFGIGREEGGLGEACTIYYKKDRFKVLESNTFWLSQTPNVVSRGWDAACNRVCTYGLFKDLKTKKTFWVFNLHLDHMGNEARVKGVQLVLKKINELNTKKYPAFLMGDFNSEPNTPQIEEIKKVMDDTKDVSKEKPFGPSGTFNDFKHNEPVTLLLDYIFISKNSGLTIQKHAVLSDSKDLKYPSDHLPVLIEID from the coding sequence ATGAAAAAGACAAATAAATTTATTTTAGTAGTATTCTTACTTTTTGTAAGCATTTCATTTTATGGTCAGAACTTAAAAATTATGACCTACAACATTCGTTTAGATGTTGCTTCGGATGGAGAAAATGCCTGGCCAAAACGAAAAGATTATTTCACTGCTCAAATACAATTTTATAGTCCGGAAATTTTTGGAGTGCAGGAAGCAACACCAAATCAGGTAATAGATATTGCATCGGCTCTGCCAGATTATAACAAATTTGGGATAGGAAGAGAAGAAGGAGGATTAGGAGAAGCCTGCACGATTTATTACAAAAAAGATCGTTTTAAAGTATTAGAATCAAACACATTTTGGTTGTCACAAACGCCAAATGTAGTTTCAAGAGGCTGGGATGCAGCCTGCAACAGAGTTTGTACTTACGGACTTTTTAAAGATTTAAAAACGAAAAAAACGTTTTGGGTTTTCAATCTTCATTTAGATCATATGGGGAATGAAGCAAGAGTAAAGGGCGTTCAGCTAGTTTTGAAAAAAATAAACGAACTAAACACAAAGAAATACCCGGCATTTTTAATGGGTGATTTCAACTCAGAACCTAATACGCCGCAAATTGAAGAAATTAAAAAAGTAATGGATGATACCAAAGATGTTTCAAAAGAAAAACCTTTTGGGCCATCAGGAACATTTAATGATTTCAAACATAATGAACCCGTTACATTATTACTGGATTATATTTTTATTTCAAAAAATAGCGGACTTACAATTCAAAAACATGCAGTTTTAAGTGATTCTAAAGATTTAAAATATCCGTCAGATCATTTACCTGTTTTAATAGAAATAGATTAA
- a CDS encoding glycoside hydrolase family 3 N-terminal domain-containing protein — MKKITTFALLMVSLFATAQQQTIDQKVNDLLKKMTIEEKIGQLNQYTGDNQATGPITINPNKQAEIKAGLVGSMLNIIGTKYTRQYQELAMQSRLKIPLLFGQDVIHGYKTTFPLPLAEAASWDLQAIELAARVAAEEASANGIHWTFAPMVDISRDPRWGRVMEGAGEDTYLGSKIAYARVKGFQGNKLGDLNSVMACVKHFAAYGAGVGGRDYNSVDMSERMLLETYLPPFKAALDAGAATFMNSFNDLNGIPATGNAHLQRDILKGKWNFQGFVVSDWGSIGEMVAHGYSKDLKEAAYSAITAGSDMDMESNAYRYNLAQLIKEGRVSIDLVDDAVKRILRKKFELGLFDDPYRYSDDKRAEKVLANPANRKAAREVAQKSIVLLKNENQTLPLSKDVKTIAFIGPMVKEYKANMGFWSVELPDVNYDKWVVSQWDGLQNKVGKNTKLLYAKGCDITGDNKDGFAEAVETAKQADVVILSIGERHDMSGEAKSRSDIHLPGVQEDLVKAIQATGKPVVVLINAGRPLVFNWTADNVPAIVYTWWLGTEAGNAIADVLFGDYNPSGKLPITFPREVGQIPIYYNHFSTGRPAKNEDSKNYVSAYIDLKNSPKFPFGYGLSYTKFDYSGLKLSSTKITSNETIKVSFQLANVGKAAGDEVVQLYIKDKFGSVVRPVLELRDFQKVKLNAGETKTIEFTIDKEKLSFYNNKLEWTAEPGDFEVMIGASSADIKLKSDFELVQ; from the coding sequence ATGAAAAAAATAACCACATTTGCCTTGTTGATGGTCTCGCTTTTTGCGACAGCCCAGCAGCAGACAATAGATCAGAAAGTAAATGATCTGTTGAAAAAAATGACAATTGAAGAAAAAATTGGTCAGCTTAATCAATACACCGGAGATAATCAGGCAACAGGACCAATTACAATAAACCCTAATAAACAAGCCGAAATTAAAGCAGGTTTAGTGGGTTCGATGTTAAACATCATCGGAACAAAATATACCAGACAATATCAGGAGCTGGCGATGCAGTCGCGTCTTAAAATTCCGTTGTTGTTTGGTCAGGACGTTATTCACGGTTACAAAACAACATTCCCATTACCGTTAGCCGAAGCGGCAAGCTGGGATTTGCAAGCTATAGAGTTAGCAGCAAGAGTTGCAGCAGAAGAAGCTTCTGCAAACGGAATTCACTGGACATTTGCACCAATGGTAGACATTAGCCGTGATCCGCGTTGGGGACGTGTAATGGAAGGTGCCGGAGAAGATACTTACTTAGGTTCTAAAATTGCTTATGCAAGAGTAAAAGGTTTTCAGGGAAATAAATTAGGAGATTTAAACTCGGTTATGGCCTGCGTAAAACACTTCGCAGCTTATGGAGCCGGAGTTGGAGGTAGAGATTACAACTCAGTTGATATGAGCGAAAGAATGCTTCTTGAAACGTATTTACCGCCTTTTAAAGCCGCTTTAGACGCCGGAGCAGCAACATTTATGAATTCTTTTAATGATTTAAACGGAATTCCTGCAACTGGAAATGCACATTTACAAAGAGATATCTTAAAAGGAAAATGGAATTTTCAGGGATTTGTAGTTTCTGACTGGGGATCTATTGGAGAAATGGTAGCTCACGGGTATTCAAAAGATCTTAAAGAAGCTGCTTACTCTGCCATTACTGCCGGAAGTGACATGGATATGGAAAGTAACGCATACCGTTACAACTTAGCACAATTAATAAAAGAAGGCAGAGTTTCTATTGATTTAGTTGATGATGCAGTAAAACGTATTCTTCGCAAGAAATTCGAATTAGGTTTATTTGACGATCCATACCGATATTCTGATGATAAAAGAGCAGAGAAAGTTTTAGCAAATCCGGCAAACAGAAAAGCCGCTCGTGAAGTAGCACAAAAAAGTATCGTTTTATTGAAAAACGAAAATCAAACATTACCACTCTCTAAAGATGTAAAAACAATCGCATTTATTGGTCCAATGGTAAAAGAATACAAAGCCAATATGGGATTCTGGTCTGTTGAACTTCCAGATGTAAATTACGATAAATGGGTAGTTTCGCAATGGGATGGTTTACAAAACAAAGTAGGTAAAAACACAAAATTACTTTACGCAAAAGGTTGTGACATTACCGGAGATAATAAAGATGGTTTTGCCGAAGCTGTTGAAACTGCAAAACAAGCAGATGTTGTAATTTTAAGTATTGGTGAAAGACACGATATGAGCGGTGAAGCAAAAAGCCGAAGCGATATTCATTTACCAGGCGTTCAGGAAGATTTAGTAAAAGCAATTCAGGCAACAGGAAAACCGGTTGTTGTTTTAATTAATGCAGGAAGACCATTAGTTTTCAATTGGACAGCAGATAATGTTCCGGCGATTGTATATACTTGGTGGTTAGGTACAGAAGCAGGAAATGCGATCGCTGATGTTTTATTTGGAGATTACAATCCGTCAGGAAAATTACCAATTACTTTCCCAAGAGAAGTAGGGCAGATTCCTATTTACTACAATCATTTTAGCACAGGAAGACCAGCTAAAAACGAAGATTCAAAAAACTATGTTTCTGCTTATATCGATTTAAAAAACTCTCCTAAATTTCCTTTCGGATATGGTTTGAGTTATACTAAGTTCGATTACTCAGGATTGAAATTATCTTCAACAAAAATCACAAGCAACGAAACAATTAAAGTTTCATTTCAATTAGCAAACGTTGGAAAAGCTGCCGGAGATGAAGTGGTTCAGTTGTATATCAAAGATAAATTTGGATCAGTTGTACGTCCGGTTTTAGAATTAAGAGATTTCCAAAAAGTGAAATTAAATGCGGGAGAAACAAAAACAATTGAATTTACAATTGATAAAGAAAAACTTTCTTTCTACAATAATAAGTTAGAATGGACAGCTGAGCCGGGAGATTTTGAAGTAATGATTGGAGCTTCGTCAGCAGATATTAAACTAAAATCAGATTTTGAATTAGTACAATAA